From the genome of Papaver somniferum cultivar HN1 chromosome 2, ASM357369v1, whole genome shotgun sequence, one region includes:
- the LOC113349107 gene encoding tocopherol cyclase, chloroplastic-like — translation MDLTVSTHCINPVTGIRISPSNLGFQTNLSRNLNFLKVSNDTSMIKTSRLSLLKSGFQSKSRIFAVAEPITENIDSVENKVSLNPTYTKTPPNRELRTPHSGYHFDGTTRKFFEGWYFKVSIPERRQSFCFMYSVENPAFRKKMSTLEQIFNGPRFTGVGAQILGPDDKYICQFSEESQHFWGGRHELTLGNTFTAGKASPPPNREVPPQVFDDKVSEGFQVTPLWNQGFICDDGRSSYVNTVKTARWKYSTRPVYGWGDVGSNQKATAGWLAAFPVFEPHWQVCMAGGLSTGWIEWDGELFEFENAPSYSEKNWGGAFPKKWFWAQCNVFQGGEGEVALTAAGGLRELPGLNSYENAALIGVHCGGKFYEFVPWNGVVNWEIAPWGYWHMYAENGSYKVELEGTTKDPGTPLRAPTSEAGLAVACRDTCFGDLRLQMWEKRYDGSKGKVILDVTSNMAALETGGGPWYTTWKAKTSSPEIINQALNFPVDFEEILGAVPFLKPPGL, via the exons ATGGATCTCACCGTATCTACTCACTGTATCAATCCTGTCACTGGAATTCGCATTTCTCCTTCTAATCTAGGGTTTCAAactaatctctccagaaatcttAATTTCTTAAAGGTTTCTAATGATACTTCTATGATTAAAACATCTCGATTATCTCTTCTAAAGTCTGGGTTTCAATCAAAATCTCGAATTTTTGCTGTTGCGGAACCGATTACAGAGAATATTGATTCAGTGGAAAATAAGGTTTCTTTGAATCCAACTTATACTAAAACGCCTCCCAATAGAGAACTGCGAACTCCACACAGTGG GTATCATTTTGATGGAACTACAAGGAAATTTTTCGAGGGTTGGTATTTTAAGGTGTCAATTCCAGAAAGGAGGCAAAGTTTCTGTTTTATGTATTCAGTGGAGAATCCTGCATTTCGTAAGAAAATGAGTACATTAGAACAGATTTTCAATGGACCTAGATTTACTGGAGTTGGGGCTCAAATTCTTGGACCAGATGATAAGTACATTTGTCAGTTTTCTGAGGAATCTCAGCACTTTTGGGGAG GTAGGCATGAGTTAACACTAGGGAACACCTTTACAGCAGGAAAAGCCTCGCCACCCCCAAATAGGGAAGTTCCTCCTCAG GTATTTGATGATAAAGTCTCTGAAGGCTTCCAAGTTACCCCACTTTGGAATCAAGGCTTTATCTGTGATGATGGAAG ATCAAGTTACGTGAACACTGTAAAGACTGCACGATGGAAATATAGTACGCGTCCTGTTTACGGTTGGGGTGATGTTGGCTCGAACCAAAAAGCTACAGCAGGCTGGCTTGCAGCTTTTCCTGTATTTGAGCCTCATTGGCAAGTTTGCATGGCAGGTGGACTCTCCACAG GCTGGATAGAATGGGACGGCGAactttttgaatttgaaaatgcaCCTTCTTACTCAGAGAAGAATTGGGGTGGAGCGTTCCCAAAGAAATGGTTCTGG GCTCAATGCAATGTTTTTCAAGGCGGAGAAGGAGAAGTTGCTTTGACTGCTGCCGGTGGTTTAAGGGAACTGCCTGGATTGAACAGCTATGAAAATGCTGCACTG ATCGGAGTTCATTGTGGAGgaaaattttatgaatttgtTCCATGGAATGGTGTTGTTAATTGGGAGATTGCACCATGGGGTTATTGGCACATGTATGCAGAAAATGGATCATATAAG GTGGAATTAGAGGGAACTACAAAGGATCCAGGAACTCCGTTGCGAGCTCCTACATCTGAAGCAGGGCTTGCAGTAGCTTGCAGAGATACCTGTTTCGGGGATCTTAGATTACAAATGTGGGAAAAGAGATATGATGGTAGTAAGGGAAAG GTTATTCTAGACGTTACAAGCAATATGGCAGCACTAGAAACTGGCGGAGGACCTTGGTACACTACATGGAAAGCGAAGACCTCTTCACCTGAGATAATCAATCAAGCGCTCAACTTCCCAGTTGACTTTGAAGAGATTCTTGGAGCTGTTCCCTTTCTTAAACCTCCTGGTCTCTAA
- the LOC113349108 gene encoding bark storage protein A-like codes for MGGLRVVITVTLLIVVCSNFETSEAALSKSDYKMISKVNKDGPYSGLLVSKDSELQPFLKSPNFHINSKISHVVLSGRRFYIGHIGDRKMIVAVTGMGMMNAAITTQMLCGFFKIKHVLHYGLATNADSKMNMGDIVIPEYWAHTGYWNWQRYGYGPDDELAFEEEGYFSRDYGYLKFADYYTNKTDGKDKDYSYDNDLNNIWYQPEEIFHAGETKDSVFWVPTPYTYYETAKKLEVVALKGCTKEGTYCLQKTPKVVAVKKGSSASMYVDNYAYKNFLNSKFHVSSCDMEGAAIALVCHQHHIPFLGFKALHDYYDAPSPAAPPSCSPPTPPTSPPPSNPPTSPDSPPPSNPPASPPPSSSPSPSPSYPPPYTPPSSPFPSSSSSRSLYPSIFSFPSPSTPDDDVAVIAEEKSSIYGLLIENCVKVAHEFITKYSHHMSDDVSVSSS; via the exons ATGGGTGGTTTACGGGTTGTCATAACAGTCACTCTGCTGATTGTGGTATGTTCCAATTTTGAAACATCTGAAGCTGCACTTTCAAAATCTGATTACAAAATGATCAGTAAGGTTAATAAAGATGGTCCTTACAGTGGTTTACTCGTCTCCAAAGACTCAGAGTTGCAACCGTTCTTGAAGTCGccgaactttcatatcaacagtAAAATTTCTCATGTAGTATTATCAG GCAGAAGGTTTTACATTGGACATATCGGTGACAGGAAGATGATAGTCGCCGTGACAGGGATGGGCATG ATGAATGCAGCGATTACTACACAAATGTTATGTGGATTCTTCAAAATTAAGCACGTTCTTCACTATGGATTAGCGACTAATGCTGATAGTAAAATGAATATGGGTGACATAGTGATTCCTGAATATTGGGCTCATACCGGATACTGGAACTGGCAG AGGTATGGGTATGGTCCGGACGATGAATtagcttttgaagaagaaggaTATTTTTCGAGAGATTATGGTTATCTGAAATTTGCTGATTATTACACAAACAAGACTGATGGGAAGGACAAAGATTATTCCTATGATAATGACCTAAACAACATTTGGTATCAACCCGAAGAAATATTTCATGCTGGTGAAACAAAAGATTCAGTTTTTTGGGTTCCTACTCCATATACGTACTACGAAACAGCCAAGAAGCTAGAG GTAGTAGCATTAAAAGGATGCACAAAAGAAGGCACATATTGCTTGCAGAAGACACCAAAAGTAGTAGCAGTGAAAAAAGGGAGCAGTGCAAGTATGTATGTAGATAATTATGCATACAAGAACTTCTTAAACTCGAAGTTTCATGTCAGTTCATGTGATATGGAAGGAGCTGCAATTGCGTTGGTCTGTCATCAACATCATATTCCTTTTCTTGGATTCAAAGCTttacatgattattatgatgCTCCTAGTCCAGCAGCACCCCCCTCTTGTTCTCCCCCGACTCCTCCTACCTCTCCACCTCCCTCGAATCCTCCTACATCTCCAGATTCTCCACCTCCCTCGAATCCTCCTGCCTCTCCACCTCCCTCTTCTTCTCCCTCTCCCTCTCCGTCCTATCCTCCTCCCTACACTCCCCCTTCTTCTCcctttccttcatcatcttcttctcgcTCTCTTTATCCCTCCATTTTTTCCTTTCCTTCTCCCTCTACTCCCGATGATGACGTTGCCGTCATCGCTGAAGAGAAGAGTAGTATCTACGGCCTCTTGATTGAGAACTGCGTTAAAGTTGCACATGAGTTTATTACCAAGTATAGTCATCACATGAGTGATGATGTGTCTGTTAGTTCTTCTTAA
- the LOC113351945 gene encoding uncharacterized protein LOC113351945: protein MVGAKPCSSPGPPDAKLSTKYGELLQNSTEYISLVGALQYLTWSRPEIAYYVNQVCQFMHSPTTTHLSATKRILKYIKGTLGQDILFTKGVTVVSGYTDADWGGDPDTIRSTSGFCLFFRNNPISWSAKSNQLSLEDLQKLRTNVYQHLKDLYIFLPSSPQLLCDNRSSVSLA, encoded by the coding sequence AtggtaggtgcaaaaccttgcagTTCTCCTGGTCCACCAGATGCTaaactgagtaccaaatatggtGAATTACTTCAAAATTCAACTGAGTACATATCACTTGTTGGAGCTTTGCAATATCTTACTTGGTCCAGACCTGAAATTGCCTACTATGTGAATCAGGTATGTCAATTTATGCACTCACCTACTACAACACATCTATCAGCAACAAAGAGAATACTTAAATATATTAAAGGCACTCTAGGACAGGACATATTATTCACTAAGGGCGTTACTGTTGTATCCGGTTACACTGATGCTGATTGGGGAGGAGATCCTGACACTATAAGGTCCACAAGTGGTTTTTGTTTGTTCTTTCGTAATAATCCAATCTCTTGGTCTGCTAAAAGCAACCAACTATCACTAGAAGATCTACAGAAGCTGCGTACAAATGTTTATCAACATCTCAAAGATTTATACATTTTTCTACCTTCTTCACCGCAGCTGCTTTGTGATAACAGAAGCTCAGTATCCCTTGCTTGA